The sequence below is a genomic window from Daphnia pulicaria isolate SC F1-1A chromosome 6, SC_F0-13Bv2, whole genome shotgun sequence.
TtcttaaatgcaattaatCTTTGACGTCTCTGTCTGAATTTACAGGTGATCTGGCATATAATTTCATTTGGCCAAATATGATGACGTGGGTCGAAACTTCTGCCATTTTGTCGAAATGTCGGCCATTGTTAGCTGTACGTCTCATTTCGTGCAGAAACACTTCAGAGCTAGTAAAGTAATATTGTTGATCAATCTCTGCAATAATGCAATAGGTTTTATTAGTTGATTTTCAGGTCAGAGATGGAGATCCGTTGCTCAACTGTTGCAGAAATTTAGAACACGACAAAGTCTGAGCTTCATGGCTGTCGTATCATTAATgtggttttgttgcagccagctggtgaaaaGTGTGATTGAGTTCTGttgagctgcagctgctgcatgcAGTTAATCGAGCTGGTGTTATCCAGTGTCACTGCAGGAAAACTTCTTGAATTGGTAATTTGATAGATATTATTGGTTGTAACTTGGGaagtcttgtgttttttttttatttattttgcattCAACTGACAAGTTTAACTATTATGTGATGTAGAAAATTAAGGGTAATATTTCTTCCttaattgtttcttcaaaGATAGCTGCATTGTTGGTCAGCTTTCATTGAGTTAACAATTTCCTTCCAAtcaaactagaaaaaaaattctcactTCAGTATTGCCAAGTTTATAACACATTAGAAGTATATGTACagaattcttttttggttactttttcaattgaaattattgttaattttaaattaagtaaatttcattattggtaccctttttcacattttaaaatgttattgtTTCATTAATGTTATTTTACTTTGTAGGAGTTCATGGTCAGTTGGAGCTGTTTACGATGTTGCACTTGTTGCTTTTTGGTGTCCAGTGGTTTTGCAGTCCCTTTCCAGTTGAGAGATGCTCTGAAATGGAGTTTGTGCAGACTTGCAGTTCAACATCACACTTAAATGTGTCATTTGTCTATGTTGGTGTCCATGCAGTATATGCAGTGTTGAACGGTTGGGTAAAATAGTTCATGCTGCCTGATGGCTGTCGGCCTTATTTTATCGGTTGCATTTTTCGAAATGTCATCTCTTGCTACCTGTATTGGCGTTTAGGTAATGGTTGATGTTTCGTTCAGTTATTGACTTTTAATCAAaatctctattcttttttcagttgAATCGTTTGCTGCCGTTGCATAGACTTGATCCATTGGTAAAACTGAGGAGAggttgctgaaattcaagactcgtcaataaattatgtagatgtagaaaaattacaagtgcatatctggctcccttttttctgtgccccgtttccctaactaaccactaaccaacgcccgccggtggtcactcacccgctgtgaaaccaggaggaggggagggctctggttgaacggggacttggaaggcgcatgatccgactaaaactttttgagagtcatgagtctaacccggaagcctattatgactaatcgctccccagtaaaacttgcctcgcactcttctctcttcttctatttccaggtaatctccctggatctacgccgacactgcatgtgcgagttttttagcaagcaattcgccacccaatttgacaaaaagtgatagtttgttttcacggaaatttcgtcagacggttacaaaatttctatttcagcaatctcatgtagaaatttgcatctagtctactggtgcaaattgtgattctaagcttgattaatttaggtgatgtgttGAAAGCAAATGTGGGTAGCGAAACAATTGAACtaatcctttttatttctgaatattttggttttagataactttgttgtttttagattttcttgtgatctatcttcaaaatattctgaaaaagcgaATTAGTTCGATTTATTTGCtactcacaatttttttaacacatctcctaaataatcaagcttaaagaatcgcaatttgcaccagtagactagatgctaatttctacttgagattgttgaactagaaattttttaatcgtCTGTCGCAATTTCcgagaaaacaaactatcactttttgtcaaattgggtggcggattacTTGCTAAAAAGGCCtcgcacaaaaacaattgtttcgaaccggacgctctgtttaatgTAACTTTTGTGCACAACACCAGCAGTCCGGCACCAAAGAACAGCAACAGCATAACTCGAtgcaaaaaatctttcaccagTATAAGCTGCAACAACATGCCATATTGGACAGCAACATCACTGCTAGGTAAACATAAACCTatgaccaaaatgaaattaatgtttGATCAATGGAAATTGttgtataaaatttaaaaaaatcacttcaaatggAGTTCACCCAAATATTCTATGGCAACACTATCTGATAACTATAgtttaaaccaaaatttacatgaaactagatgactcatttaagatttcaatacaaatccatttgaaatttgtagtgctctgcagcaaaacaaaaacattcttcTACAGTATCTGCCTATCTTGTTAACCAATTCCCCTTAAACAATCCATAACTCAATTTACATATGATCTAAGGAAAGAGCTGTTGACATGATGAAATccccaaatgttaaaattaaacaatctAAGCAATTATAGTAGTCCAAGCATGATACTTCCCAAGTTAGAacttataatttttatcaaattaccatttcaagtagtCTTTTTGCAGTTCTACTAGATGTCCAACATTTCGGCAACCACAATGCAGCATGATCCAGCGTCAACTCAGATATGGCTGATCCCAGAAGACTTAAAGCATGGGACTCTCCCACTCTCCAGGACAACATCAGCACCAAAGACTGCATGCAACGCAGCTCAATTTAATAACACCTTTCACTGGATGACTGCAACCAATCCATGTGCACAttagactgcaacaaagaagCACAGACTTCACCTggctattgaaaaacaaaatcaagttCAAATTACCAATTCAATTAGTTTTCCTGCAGTTACACTTGGGATAGCACCAGCTTGATAAACTGCATGCAGAAGCTGCAACTCAACCATGACTCgatcacacctttcaccagctggctaCAACAAAACCACATTAATGATACAACAGCCATGAAGCACAGACTTTGTCGTGTTCTAAGTTTCTGCAACAGTTGAGAAAAGCGATATCCATCTCTGACCTGAAAATCAACTAATAAAACCTATTGCATTATTGCAGAGAGATTGATCAACAATATTACTTTACTAGCTCTGAAGTGTTTGCACGAAATGAGACGTACAGCTAACAATGGCCGACATTTCGACAAAATGGCAGAAGTTTCGACCCACGTCATCATATTTGGCCAAATGAAATTATATGCCAGATCACCTGTAAATTCAGACAGAGACGTCAAAGattaattgcatttaagaAATCCAAACTAGCATTACCAATTACATTTAATGGctgaaaatgtagatcgacACCTTAATTCCGTAATGAATTTGGAATACACTTTTAAGTCGAGCGTCtcggaaacaaatggcaaatatTTCTTCCTCACGAAGACATACCCAgctaacagaaaaaaaaagaaaccaacgaAGAACATCTTTACTCTCGAAACCCACGCTTCATCTGACACTATGACAGGGAACCAAGAAGAAGGTAGGGGCTAAAGGACTAGCTATGCcccgaaattgaaaacaaatctgGCCGCCAGATGTCCACAGCCAGTGTCCAAGCAATAACATGGCAATAACCATTGTCAACTATCACAGCATGTCAGTATCTGCGTTACCAAGCAGCAAAGGgctttttgtgattttttttccattaaaaaaatcaaaataacataTGACCTataaaagtttggaaaaaaaatttatattatacTAAATCTGACTAAATCTACAAACGACAAATATCCTTTTCATTATAAGGACTTAAGGTTtagttcaaattaaaatatctagcCTGTGTCACTGTGTGTGCTTATaaacagcatcaccaccatgGTTGCATGGTACGTGGTGCACCATAATTGCATTACACTTGGTCTCTGaatttagaatttaaaaaaacttaagtCAACACGTACAATAACACTGCGCCACTCCTTGTCAAAAACCTTCAATAGATcgagttgctgttgctgttgcacaCGAATGAAGTTTAGGTATTTTACCCGGAAGTTTTCTTTAAATACCTTGCGTGGGGCCGTGTTCGACCGTCGACCTAGGCGTCGTCTAGGTTTTGTCAAtgacttttcctctttttcctcgCGGACCGACGATGGAGTAGAAATTATGATTTGTTAGTTGACGTTGGTACTTAGTCATAGTCACAGGACTTTCTTCGATTATTACTGGGACGATGGCATCAGGAGTGGCAGATGCAATCAGCCTAACCAGGAATTCTACTACGACCGATTATGGCTAATCGGCTAATCACTCCCTAGCAAAATTGGCCTCGCACTCTTCTTCACTGGcaaggtaatctccctggtcgTAGTCAATCAAGGCAGTGTCTCCCCCCGTCTTGATTTACTGTGTGTGCAAGTCAGCAAAGCATAGCCATTTTTGCTTACGGCCAGTGATGATTCGGTGGAATGTAAACGTTGGAAATgtatgaaacatttttaaattgatcaaCATGTTTCAAGCATTAAACAACTAGTAGAACACACTAATATGGGATCAATTTTGGGCAAGACTTTTGGGAAACAATTGCAAACAAGAAACTGAGTGGATGGGCCGCTGTACATGGCTAAAATTTTCACGTAAAACTAACCAATCAAGTTAATGAACACAAttttaaatatcaaaattACGTTTATTTCTACGAATTAGTATTGCCAAAATGGCATCGGAAAATTTTGTTGAGGCATATGATTAAAGAACGTTCCGTTAAATGTAGTCAATGCACACAGTCACTTACActtaatttgtttgttcacATAAGAACATCGTTTTATAACACTTTGGCTGATGTAAGAAACGTCATGCTGTACACTgtacaaccaaaaaaagataGGGAAAGTGagacatattttttaaacagcATTGAGTTAGTTTGTTGTCGATAGCGCTGTCATCCGCTAAACATATAAAAATATGTTCCGAGTTGCCTCCCCTTATTTCCCTAGGGATTTCTCAAGAACTCAAGTATCCCCACAATAGTGAAGAATTGCGTTATCTCCGTGCCGATGCCAGTCTAAATTTTGTCGATCAACTTTGGCATGATCCATGCATCCAACAAAAGCTTCATAGTACGGGGAAGGCAAGCCGGGAGGGAGTATTGAGCTGCCACCTGCATCCAATTGATACAATTAATGAACAACCTAGCTACAGAATGTAAAAATCTTCAAATTTAAAGAGAGGCAGTACCAATCCAAAGTTTCCCGTTGCTGTTGAGGATAGTGGCGCCAGGATCAGCCGTAACACGAATAGGTTTTTCTCCGTCTACAGCGATGCTTCCTAAACGTTTCTTACGTTCGACGACAACCGTATGCCAATGACCGTCACTTACATTCACCTTCATGAAACGGAAATCAGTTACAattcacaacaacaaaaattatacGTGACAACTTACCATTGATCTGGCGGAGAGAAACGAAGATTGTTTTCCCAAATTAAAACTGAGCTCCAATCGCGAATGAACAATAGCTAAGGCAAAATAGTCGGCTTGTAGCGAATGGCCCCGACTCAACCACAGAATCAGTCCATTTTCTGCTTCCGTTCGGAAACGTAACTCAAACTTGTTGGACCGCTGACTCTTGCCACTAAAACGAATACATTTTTCATGCaaatacaaacaaatcaaTATCCACAGAAAATATTGGCAAATAGAAACCAATTGGTCACCTCTCATTAGTATAAACATAGTGCACATCATAAATGACATCATCTAAGCCTTCGAGAGTAGTGTTAGCATTGTTAGTATACTCTGAGAGCTCATCAGAAGAATTGTTAGTCATCCACAAGTTTTGCGTTGTTAGCCaagaaaaatgagagaaaTCCAGAGTTCTAGAAGAAAAACCTTTAGACAATCaaaaacggaagaagaaggactTCTAAGACAGAAGAACAAAACTACCGAGAGAAGCAACAATGTAGCAACAACTTACACATCTTTCAATTGATTgggatatttcaaaaaagttttccCATCAAACTTGATCGGGCGTGTAATTTCCGCGGTGTCAGTGCCTGCAACATTATGAGTATTATATCGATGTTGAATTAGAACAGACAAATTAAATGATCTCTTTATCTATTTACGTACGTTTTTCGCATCGTTTTCCGAGAAATCCCGACTGACATTTGCAAACGAAACTAGCCAAAAGTGGTTGACATACGCCACCATTTTGACAGGGTGACGATGAATCTTTACCGCTGGTAGGATAAGCGAAGATCCGGGACGACGATGGGTGAGTGGCGGGCATGTGACCGCATGGTGGGCCTCTGTAGACGGCCACATTATGCTGTTCCATTTCACTCTccatcaatttttcaaaaacctcGCCATTAACAATAACTCTCTGAACGGCCCCTTGCAAGTTTTCCAACTTTGGTACGTCACGAGGCAACGTTAAATTAGGTCTGAAAATTATGACTCGATTAGTAGAACATAAATAAGAATAACTGCATCTGATAGTTTACCTTAGTCCTCCAATAAATAGAGGAATATCTAAGTTCAACTCGGAAAGAGGTCCTAAAGAACGTCCTTCACTCGTAGCACCATCATCTAAACGGATACTGGCTTCTTTACCGCGCCTGCTTACTAAAACTCGGTGCCAATTGAACAAAGTGACCCGTTCAGaggaactaaaaaaacaacaacaataaaactTTGGCTTAATTCCAGTTCTTTTCTAGTTAAATAGATTTTTAGAGCTACGTGACAATGCCGGCCCCGCTGCCTAGATCCCAACGGAATTGTACGCGGCCGCCAATCAGCGCTAGCCAGATGAAGTCTCCACGGCCGTTTTCATCACGTGCCGAATAGGCAAGCATTCCATCAGATGAGCGACTGAGGAACCAAACCTCCAAGTCTAAGTTCTGACTGACTTGAAAGGAACGCGCTACTGAAACGTAACTGGAAGCTGACGTCGGTGAATGCACGATATTAAATTCTGGAACAAGAATCTCATGTTTCATTCCGTCATCTGGCAAAGATAGAACGAAAAGAGCTTTCATTTAATTAAGTAGAATAGTATGGAGATAGTAGATAACCTACGCTGATCGCAGAGAAATCCTTTCTTTCCGGGAGGGCATTTGCAAGTAAAACGATTCTTTGAACTGACGCAAGTAGAGCCGTCGCCGCAAGGAGAGCTAGCGCAGAGGTCAAGAGCACTTTCGCACGTTAATCctgaatttcaacaaaatgtgcaatgaaatgtttaaaaagagTCCAGATATAGTAGGTTTTGTCTGATGTACCTGTGAATTCCGGCCGGCACACGCAAGTGTAATTTTCGCCAGTCTTCCATACACAAGTGCCCTGGTTGGCGCATGGTGTTTTCCAGCAAGGATTCTCGCCGCATTGTGTTATGCCATTCATTTTTACCACGGTCGATACGGTTGACTTGTTTATACCGTCAATCGCGTTTCCCCGTCGTTTGTTTTCGTCAAACTGTCGACCTCGTCGAGACACTTTTCGTCCTTCTGGAGGAACACGGAAAATCACCGAGCGACGACCAAGTTTTACTCGACGCATACAGCCCACGAATCCTGAGCCCGTCCCAATGCGATCATAAGTTCTGTGCAAAAAAATCAGAGACAACTTTGGTGTAAACCCAACTTTCAAGGCTAAAGCAGCTACGCTCAATTATGGATGCGTACCTGGCTGTGGCCAGATGAGAAGGTACGGCTCCGAGAAAGGAGTTGGTATCTAAGTCAAGAGTAGAATGTTCTCCGGGTGACGTGGTAGCAACATCTTCGTCATCGTCCAAGCGAAGCCAACCGTCTTGTCGGTAGCGCTGTGCCACAACACGATGCCAATGACCCAGCCGAATCGGTTGCAGGGAGCGAAGTACGATTGGTCCATTACCGAGATTGAAACGTAATTCTACGTGCCTACAGTAAACAAGTTAGAGAAGCCACGtgtaatcaaataaataaggaaACAACACAATTCATTATTAATTACCCCGCTATGATTGCCAGCGAGATGTAGTCAGCGTCAAAATCTTTCCTCTGCTGCGCGTACAACAGGATACCATCCGTCAACAGACTCTTAAACTCGATTTCCATTGCGAACTTGTCTTgggctttcattttcttcagctCGACGAATGATTGACCATGAAAGGCAGGTGTCTCAGCTGGAACAATTTCTTCGTCtataatttcaaaatggatAGGGTTTTGTTAAACAACTAAAcgtaaagtaaaaatttgcatttcCACTCACCTGATTGAGAAAGGGCGCGCTCACAAAGCGATCCCGTTCTTTCAGCTGGACAAACACAGACAAAAGATTCCATGCCCAATGGTTGGCAGGTTCCGCCACCCAAACAAGGAAACGAAGAGCAGGAAGATATTTTGGCCGGTCCAAATTCTTCCATTCCGGAAACTGTTGCGACGTTAGCTGTGCATAAATACAAAGAAAACCATCATTAAATAGTTCACGAAGATTTCTAGCAATTTAAGGATAAATGACCTACCGACGCAAGATTTGCTATTCGAATCTTCGGCAAATCCATCCGAACACTTGCAGACTCCAAATAAGCAGCCACTATTTGATATCAACTTACACTGACTATCGTCGATGCAAGTTTCCCCCAGATACCCATGGACGTGGACGCTAGCTGCCGTGGGCCTCCAGACCGGCTGCGAAAAACCGTAGTACTCATTAGCCTTTTGCGAGCCGACTTGACTGAGAGAAACGATGTCACGACGCCCCCAATCGAGTAGGGCCACGTCCGTCTCTTGCACATGGCGAGTTGCCTTCGAAACAGCCATTTCCGACTCGGCAGCCATAAGCGGCGAAATGCCAGCCGAAGTATGAATAATATCGTCAGAGCAAGGGCCTTCATAAGCCATGACAACGTTGAGTTGTTTGCGGCAAGCAGCCAATCGAAGGTCGCACTCCGATCCGTAACTAACGCCGTCCGATCCGCAAACTGTCTGCTCGGCGCTACTGGCCACTGGACAGTCCATGGGACACACGCAAACTGCCTGACCCTGCAAGTCTTGGCAGATGGCACCAAAACGGCAAGTCAGATCAGAGCAGTGACGTGATTCACTTTCAAGCGCGTCGTCGGGTCCGCTCCCTGTTCCGCCGTTTCCACCGTAGCCGCCGCACCCTCCTGGCACTTTGTCCACCAACTGTCCGTCCTGACAACGATCGCATTTAAGGCCAACGACATTTGCTCGACAGACGCAGCGCCCTGTCATTTGTTCGCAGTCGGCACGAATCGATCCCAGTCGATGACAATCGCAAGCTGCAACGCAACAAAGAACAAATGAATAAGAAATGATGAGGAACTaatgaataatcaaaaagCTAAAAGTAGAACATATGGAAGGATGGATTAAATCTGCTGTTCCGTATTAGGAATTGGGACCGTCAGAAAATatagtttctctttttctttttcgttcggcTTCATTAGTCATTTATAGCAAATCCATCTCCAACATTAATGTCCAAAATATTGAGGTCACATTCGAAGAGGAAAGTAAAGGTACATTGACGTCGTGCAAATGGACGATGGTAAACTTACGTTCGCAACCGTTGGCATTTGTTCCAATAGAGTGGATGCCCCAGTACCCCGAAAGACATCGATCGCAACTCCTGCCGCCCACTCCAGCCAGACAGCGGCACTGCAACGTGACTGGGTCGCAAGCTCCATCCAAAGACCCTGAAATTTTTGAAGACCAGTAAAGTTTATACTCAGCACCCAACCGCAGACGTAGAAACCCGCACAGCATACGTATAAGAATTGAATGAGCAACTCCTAGAGCTAGTGTTATCTTATGTACCTTGCTTGTTGCAGTGGCATTTTCGAGCAACTGAATGGTGAGGGGGATTCGAAAGGGATGTAGACGAATCGTGATAGTCTGAAGCGGCCAAAATTAGATCAGCCGGAGGAGTCGGGCAAGGTCCCGTGTGAAGTACCTGCAGCACTAGCCCATGATCGCATGCAGCACGCTGCATATGGCACTCTGTTAGGTAGGTACGACCATCGCTGGCGCAAATTCCCACGTCACCGACACTCTGCGGGTCCGATGGTTCAATAGGGGAAGGGCAGTTGGTTGGACACACGCAGATTCCGTCCTCGCATCGGGCATTGTGTTCGCAGTGAACTCTATTAcacaaatcttaaaaaaaacacacaccaatAATTAAGATGCGACACTCCTAGGCTATTACACTATAGGAGGCGAATCGTAACGAATAATTAAGTAGAACTTACCACAGTCGCCTTTCGAAGCCACGACGATGAACTGTTGATTACGGCAAGCGGCCTGCTTTAACTCGCACTCATTACGGTAAGTGATGCCGTCTGTGCCACAGACTTCGGTAATGGCCATCTATAAGAAGCAGGATTCATAGaggaaaccaaaaagaaatgaaaagtaaCCAAAAACTTTTGTTAATAAATTATTGTGACAGGAAATTTCGGGCGTCGGCTCCGTCTGTCATCGTCAATCCTTTTTTTACGTGGAATGTGCGAAGTTCAAAACATACCTTGGCGCAAGCTTTGGGACAGACACACTCGGCTCGGCCCATTTCGTCCGTTTCGCAAGTGGCGTAGAAATCGCATCTCTTCTTATCGCAGCCGTCtgcaagaaaagttgaaaagagtTCGTCagtaaaacgaaaagaaagagaacgtATCATGCGACTATGCGTATACTATAagtggaagaagaacaaaGGCACATATAAGGCACAATTGTACATCATAAAGGTCGTGAGATTAAATCGGCCAAATGCGTGTGACATGAGAACGACTACGAAATCAGCTTAGTaactaaaaatagaaaagaaatactGTAGATTTCtaagttaaacaaaaaattcgttttgaaCGAACAAGGCTAACCTTAATTCCATATTGCAAATAAGTTATGTATAACCACATACACGAGCacagaatgaaatgaaaatagcCAAGTTTTTGGGGGAAAGTTCTCTTGCAGTATAATAGTGCAAAACTTGTAAAGAATTATTTTgagtttatttgatttcttatcTACACAATTATCTAAAATTTACTAAGGTTAGTTTGCTGAGGTAGTCTACTGTGCATCAAAGTTATACGAGCCTATGCAGTGTCACGGCaactaaaatagaactttgaTCAATGCACGACAACAAGTACTTTGTGGGTGTCGTTACCTGCTTGTTTCGTGTCGTCAATCAAATCTGCAGCGTACGCGTCAGATCAGAAAAGAATTTAGAAGTTATGAGAATAGCAATAAAAGACACTATGAAGGAGAGACAGAGTTTGACATAGTTCCTGCGTAGACCGTGAATGCATAAGCAtatagaaacaaaattaccaTTACAATGTAGTTCGGATGAAAGCCAataacaaaattgaaaaattacattGTCGTGAATGGGACGCGCACTGAGAAGAACAAAGAGCTTCACTAGCGACACAGGgaaaatctctctctctctctctctctctctttgcacGTGTTTGGGTTAATGGTTAATAGCAGCAACATCTTTACTGAGCAAATAGAATATATTGACTTACTGCAAAGGCCCTTGTAGACAATAGAGAGGCTCTTGTTGTGACGACAGGACTCGTATCGCA
It includes:
- the LOC124344079 gene encoding agrin-like isoform X1 codes for the protein MRWLLWTLIALAACKSIDCSSNSTSVSTSVFDASGGIIRSPIGPKRKWHSTSRRRKNGSSNANRRTRSRLAKSCGGQVASVLLEEWYRYCQLVFTGSVEDIDRDLGTIRVSMRRVIRSLVNGTEWSMVGSLVQHSRGQQLTGGGGGQSNALDPLPAVGAVNGPLIKAKLILHDLFDARENSCVPQFRIRVHDVLLFLVQIDPLNQTLHLVSAPLRITLRNLKLIHTSPGSPSSDVPFDSRAASAASSVTVLDDKPDPCADLKCPPGAKCIATPDASSATCQCPTKCSSYGDSVGSRPICGVDGKDYANMCELHKSSCLANRMIAVKFQGSCDPCASVECLSPSVCVLDSERKPHCRCGDTCPSDFQPVCGSDGRSYSSQCHLQQEACRSQRHLRILYKGLCESGVHPCSKAGCEPDEECQVDEKGMPQCLCKGPCPPIHRPVCGSDQLTYSSNCELERESCLQKRSIKLLYEGVCGSSEACSNFQCPTGGYCVETASGQPSCHCPLCGGEWDPVCGTDGVTYTNPCRLRYESCRHNKSLSIVYKGLCNLIDDTKQADGCDKKRCDFYATCETDEMGRAECVCPKACAKMAITEVCGTDGITYRNECELKQAACRNQQFIVVASKGDCDLCNRVHCEHNARCEDGICVCPTNCPSPIEPSDPQSVGDVGICASDGRTYLTECHMQRAACDHGLVLQVLHTGPCPTPPADLILAASDYHDSSTSLSNPPHHSVARKCHCNKQGSLDGACDPVTLQCRCLAGVGGRSCDRCLSGYWGIHSIGTNANGCEPCDCHRLGSIRADCEQMTGRCVCRANVVGLKCDRCQDGQLVDKVPGGCGGYGGNGGTGSGPDDALESESRHCSDLTCRFGAICQDLQGQAVCVCPMDCPVASSAEQTVCGSDGVSYGSECDLRLAACRKQLNVVMAYEGPCSDDIIHTSAGISPLMAAESEMAVSKATRHVQETDVALLDWGRRDIVSLSQVGSQKANEYYGFSQPVWRPTAASVHVHGYLGETCIDDSQCKLISNSGCLFGVCKCSDGFAEDSNSKSCVANVATVSGMEEFGPAKISSCSSFPCLGGGTCQPLGMESFVCVCPAERTGSLCERALSQSDEEIVPAETPAFHGQSFVELKKMKAQDKFAMEIEFKSLLTDGILLYAQQRKDFDADYISLAIIAGHVELRFNLGNGPIVLRSLQPIRLGHWHRVVAQRYRQDGWLRLDDDEDVATTSPGEHSTLDLDTNSFLGAVPSHLATARTYDRIGTGSGFVGCMRRVKLGRRSVIFRVPPEGRKVSRRGRQFDENKRRGNAIDGINKSTVSTVVKMNGITQCGENPCWKTPCANQGTCVWKTGENYTCVCRPEFTGLTCESALDLCASSPCGDGSTCVSSKNRFTCKCPPGKKGFLCDQHDGMKHEILVPEFNIVHSPTSASSYVSVARSFQVSQNLDLEVWFLSRSSDGMLAYSARDENGRGDFIWLALIGGRVQFRWDLGSGAGIVTSSERVTLFNWHRVLVSRRGKEASIRLDDGATSEGRSLGPLSELNLDIPLFIGGLRPNLTLPRDVPKLENLQGAVQRVIVNGEVFEKLMESEMEQHNVAVYRGPPCGHMPATHPSSSRIFAYPTSGKDSSSPCQNGGVCQPLLASFVCKCQSGFLGKRCEKRTDTAEITRPIKFDGKTFLKYPNQLKDVTLDFSHFSWLTTQNLWMTNNSSDELSEYTNNANTTLEGLDDVIYDVHYVYTNESGKSQRSNKFELRFRTEAENGLILWLSRGHSLQADYFALAIVHSRLELSFNLGKQSSFLSARSMVNVSDGHWHTVVVERKKRLGSIAVDGEKPIRVTADPGATILNSNGKLWIGGSSILPPGLPSPYYEAFVGCMDHAKVDRQNLDWHRHGDNAILHYCGDT
- the LOC124344079 gene encoding agrin-like isoform X6 is translated as MRWLLWTLIALAACKSIDCSSNSTSVSTSVFDASGGIIRSPIGPKRKWHSTSRRRKNGSSNANRRTRSRLAKSCGGQVASVLLEEWYRYCQLVFTGSVEDIDRDLGTIRVSMRRVIRSLVNGTEWSMVGSLVQHSRGQQLTGGGGGQSNALDPLPAVGAVNGPLIKAKLILHDLFDARENSCVPQFRIRVHDVLLFLVQIDPLNQTLHLVSAPLRITLRNLKLIHTSPGSPSSDVPFDSRAASAASSVTVLDDKPDPCADLKCPPGAKCIATPDASSATCQCPTKCSSYGDSVGSRPICGVDGKDYANMCELHKSSCLANRMIAVKFQGSCDPCASVECLSPSVCVLDSERKPHCRCGDTCPSDFQPVCGSDGRSYSSQCHLQQEACRSQRHLRILYKGLCESGVHPCSKAGCEPDEECQVDEKGMPQCLCKGPCPPIHRPVCGSDQLTYSSNCELERESCLQKRSIKLLYEGVCGSSEACSNFQCPTGGYCVETASGQPSCHCPLCGGEWDPVCGTDGVTYTNPCRLRYESCRHNKSLSIVYKGLCNLIDDTKQADGCDKKRCDFYATCETDEMGRAECVCPKACAKMAITEVCGTDGITYRNECELKQAACRNQQFIVVASKGDCDLCNRVHCEHNARCEDGICVCPTNCPSPIEPSDPQSVGDVGICASDGRTYLTECHMQRAACDHGLVLQVLHTGPCPTPPADLILAASDYHDSSTSLSNPPHHSVARKCHCNKQGSLDGACDPVTLQCRCLAGVGGRSCDRCLSGYWGIHSIGTNANGCEPCDCHRLGSIRADCEQMTGRCVCRANVVGLKCDRCQDGQLVDKVPGGCGGYGGNGGTGSGPDDALESESRHCSDLTCRFGAICQDLQGQAVCVCPMDCPVASSAEQTVCGSDGVSYGSECDLRLAACRKQLNVVMAYEGPCSDDIIHTSAGISPLMAAESEMAVSKATRHVQETDVALLDWGRRDIVSLSQVGSQKANEYYGFSQPVWRPTAASVHVHGYLGETCIDDSQCKLISNSGCLFGVCKCSDGFAEDSNSKSCVANVATVSGMEEFGPAKISSCSSFPCLGGGTCQPLGMESFVCVCPAERTGSLCERALSQSDEEIVPAETPAFHGQSFVELKKMKAQDKFAMEIEFKSLLTDGILLYAQQRKDFDADYISLAIIAGHVELRFNLGNGPIVLRSLQPIRLGHWHRVVAQRYRQDGWLRLDDDEDVATTSPGEHSTLDLDTNSFLGAVPSHLATARTYDRIGTGSGFVGCMRRVKLGRRSVIFRVPPEGRKVSRRGRQFDENKRRGNAIDGINKSTVSTVVKMNGITQCGENPCWKTPCANQGTCVWKTGENYTCVCRPEFTGLTCESALDLCASSPCGDGSTCVSSKNRFTCKCPPGKKGFLCDQHDGMKHEILVPEFNIVHSPTSASSYVSVARSFQVSQNLDLEVWFLSRSSDGMLAYSARDENGRGDFIWLALIGGRVQFRWDLGSGAGIVTSSERVTLFNWHRVLVSRRGKEASIRLDDGATSEGRSLGPLSELNLDIPLFIGGLRPNLTLPRDVPKLENLQGAVQRVIVNGEVFEKLMESEMEQHNVAVYRGPPCGHMPATHPSSSRIFAYPTSGKDSSSPCQNGGVCQPLLASFVCKCQSGFLGKRCEKRTDTAEITRPIKFDGKTFLKYPNQLKDVFFF